A genomic segment from Methanophagales archaeon encodes:
- a CDS encoding helix-turn-helix transcriptional regulator encodes MRMMVSNENNNNGIEENANTEDEKLLILLLNDKNSKKISQIISNDTARNILEAIASEPLSASEIAEKLGIPLSTVQYNLERLNDAGLVKVERTKYSEKMKHVKIYAPQRKFVVIVPEKTDRKEVIASLRKYLTAIFFAVAGSGIIEFLTMRMKSPIGEVTRSVIPEEVGRPLGPLPAPTPMPEIVPSPIPAPKGIGLDLGFDIFAHPGLWFLFGCLFVILVVFLIEYLGRKKDRKD; translated from the coding sequence ATGAGAATGATGGTCTCGAACGAGAACAATAATAACGGAATAGAAGAAAATGCCAATACCGAAGATGAAAAACTATTAATCCTCCTGTTAAACGATAAAAACTCAAAGAAAATATCACAGATTATTTCTAACGACACTGCAAGGAATATTTTAGAGGCTATTGCTTCCGAACCTCTTTCAGCATCCGAGATTGCAGAGAAACTCGGCATTCCTTTGAGCACCGTTCAATACAATCTTGAGCGGCTTAACGATGCGGGACTGGTGAAGGTAGAGCGAACGAAATACAGCGAGAAGATGAAACACGTGAAGATATACGCACCGCAGCGTAAATTTGTTGTCATCGTTCCCGAAAAGACGGATAGGAAAGAAGTTATCGCTTCGTTGAGGAAATATTTGACGGCGATATTCTTTGCGGTGGCAGGTTCAGGCATAATAGAATTTTTAACGATGAGGATGAAGAGTCCAATAGGAGAAGTCACAAGGTCAGTAATACCCGAGGAAGTGGGGAGACCACTTGGACCATTACCCGCACCCACGCCAATGCCTGAAATAGTGCCATCGCCAATACCAGCACCAAAAGGAATTGGTCTTGATCTGGGATTTGATATTTTCGCTCATCCCGGTTTATGGTTTCTATTTGGTTGTCTGTTCGTGATACTGGTTGTATTCCTCATAGAATATCTTGGAAGGAAAAAGGACAGAAAGGATTGA